A stretch of the Pleurodeles waltl isolate 20211129_DDA chromosome 2_1, aPleWal1.hap1.20221129, whole genome shotgun sequence genome encodes the following:
- the FIGNL1 gene encoding fidgetin-like protein 1, translated as MQMPGTSSAHLSEWQNKYFAVTSGSCSPFEKADAYRAQLSLLQYACANSEISEVSAGNLFKKYSEKYSAIIDSDNVETGLNNYADSVMTLARYPRNDSDKWQSSLTSSNIYKLKSVQKLMDDGKRSRDALLSSIEAARKEISVSGNPGLQKYGENSGADNDQQAASLKKQRPENSNAMATSKTFKNNLLPTETRLKPDFRLMSVPVAGQPVSKGSGTSSTFGNNDVANHCSSKQAGHLSFGQNFPSSSPSSPSTGVFISGKRKAFYSSYDESNEAGPSHRLHSNSEAKHFTGSGNQGDESHPGSFKTAKEQLWVDQQKKNNHAQRTSTCSLNSGAKKSLGAARSRGLYGKFVPPVSKQDAVDNYGTVQSKPREAGSTEQEFPVDERLKNIEPKMIELIQSEIMDHGPPVTWDDIAGLEFAKATIKEIVVWPMLRPDIFTGLRGPPKGILLFGPPGTGKTLIGKCIACQSGATFFSISASSLTSKWVGEGEKMVRALFAVARCNQPAVIFIDEIDSLLSQRGEGEHESSRRIKTEFLVQLDGATTSSEDRILVVGATNRPQEIDEAARRRLEKRLYIPLPESSARKQMVVNLMSRENCCLSLDEVELVVKQAEGFSGADMTQLCREASLGPIRSLQVTDISTITSDQVRPIAYVDFQNALQNVRPSVSTKDLELYENWNKMFGCGRGQP; from the coding sequence ATGCAAATGCCTGGCACCAGCTCAGCACACCTTAGtgagtggcaaaataaatattttgctgtTACTTCTGGCAGCTGTTCACCTTTTGAGAAGGCAGACGCATATCGTGCCCAACTCTCATTGCTTCAATATGCATGTGCAAACTCTGAGATCTCAGAGGTCTCGGCTGGCAACTTGTTTAAGAAATATTCAGAGAAATATTCTGCAATTATTGACTCTGATAATGTGGAGACTGGCTTAAATAACTATGCTGACAGTGTGATGACCCTGGCAAGATACCCACGAAATGACAGTGACAAGTGGCAGTCCTCCTTGACAAGCAGTAATATTTATAAATTAAAGAGCGTGCAGAAGTTGATGGATGATGGCAAAAGAAGCAGAGATGCTCTGCTGTCTTCAATAGAGGCGGCTCGTAAGGAGATCAGTGTCTCTGGTAATCCAGGTCTTCAAAAATATGGTGAGAACAGTGGTGCAGACAATGATCAACAGGCTGCCTCGCTTAAAAAACAGAGACCAGAAAActcaaatgcaatggcaacctccaAAACATTTAAGAATAATTTGCTTCCTACAGAGACTAGGCTTAAACCTGATTTTCGCCTGATGTCTGTTCCTGTCGCTGGACAGCCTGTGAGCAAAGGATCTGGCACAAGCTCTACATTTGGGAATAATGATGTTGCCAATCATTGTTCCAGTAAGCAAGCAGGGCATTTATCCTTTGGGCAGAATTTTCCTTCTTCAAGTCCGTCCTCTCCAAGTACAGGAGTGTTCATTTCTGGAAAGAGGaaagcattttacagttcttatgaTGAAAGCAATGAAGCAGGTCCCAGCCATCGACTACACAGTAACTCTGAAGCCAAACATTTCACCGGCAGTGGAAACCAAGGTGATGAAAGTCATCCTGGAAGTTTCAAAACTGCAAAAGAGCAACTCTGGGTTGATCAGCAGAAAAAAAATAACCATGCTCAGCGTACCTCTACCTGTTCGTTAAACAGTGGTGCTAAAAAATCTTTGGGTGCTGCACGATCTCGGGGATTATATGGGAAGTTTGTTCCACCAGTATCTAAACAAGATGCTGTGGATAACTATGGAACAGTGCAGAGTAAGCCTCGTGAGGCAGGATCCACTGAACAAGAATTCCCTGTGGATGAGCGTTTGAAGAACATAGAACCAAAAATGATTGAACTCATACAGAGTGAAATCATGGATCACGGACCACCAGTAACCTGGGATGACATTGCAGGTCTTGAATTTGCTAAAGCAACTATAAAGGAGATCGTAGTTTGGCCAATGTTGAGGCCGGATATATTTACAGGGTTGCGAGGTCCCCCAAAAGGGATTCTTTTGTTTGGCCCACCTGGAACTGGAAAAACTCTTATAGGGAAATGTATTGCATGTCAGTCTGGGGCAACCTTCTTTAGCATAAgtgcatcttctttgacatcaaaaTGGGttggagagggggaaaagatggTGCGTGCACTGTTTGCAGTGGCGCGATGTAACCAGCCTGCAGTGATCTTTATTGATGAAATTGATTCTCTGCTGTCTCAGCGAGGGGAGGGAGAGCATGAATCTTCCAGAAGAATAAAAACTGAGTTTTTGGTGCAGTTGGATGGTGCTACAACCTCATCTGAAGACCGCATTCTCGTAGTAGGAGCTACAAACAGACCACAAGAAATTGATGAGGCTGCTCGTAGAAGATTAGAGAAACGACTGTACATACCTTTACCTGAATCTTCAGCAAGGAAACAAATGGTGGTTAATCTAATGTCAAGGGAGAACTGCTGTCTGAGTTTGGATGAAGTAGAACTTGTAGTCAAACAAGCTGAAGGATTTTCTGGGGCAGACATGACACAACTTTGCAGAGAAGCTTCTCTTGGCCCCATACGTAGCTTGCAAGTCACAGACATTTCAACTATCACATCTGATCAAGTGCGACCTATTGCATATGTTGATTttcaaaatgctttgcaaaatgtGCGACCCAGTGTGTCTACAAAAGACTTGGAACTATATGAAAATTGGAACAAAATGTTTGGTTGTGGTAGAGGACAGCCTTAG